The sequence ccttccctgTCTTTCTCGGATGCATGTCACAGCCTGTGGACTGGTTTCTATGTGACCACAAAAAGccttgtctctctctcgctgACGTCAACAAACAACCAGCATAACGacacaacaatacaacacaacaaactgagTAGAAACACcttgcagatattagctctccagctaatgacACGGATAACTGCCTCCGTCAACCACTATACATTTCACAACTAAACATCCCTGCAATGACAAGTCGCCCACTCCGGAGCTACCTCTTTAGTTTTTTCTGTTGATAGTCCGAAGGTGataataagcacacatttcacaacaaaactgattgactgggagtgagagatgctttgctgaaacacagtgcaaaacacaacattagagatcttttatgttattatgagaagCGAGCACGCAAGCGAGAGTAGCAGGATGTAGACTGCAGCTCACTCAACAGCTACTGGTGTCACCAATTTCTGATtggaatttctgattcttacaaatagaacttttacatatatgTTTTCCTtggtgtttgtgatgtttttgtgtgtacttgtgtttttttaggCTGAGGAGAGTCCTACTACTGAACACAGGGTTCACATCCCATCCTCAGCTCTACAGACATGCAGAGGAGATGATCCTGAGGAGGAGGTACAGCTGGTGATCACTGTGCTCAGCAGCACTTATTTCAAGGTCAGTAGCTGAACATGCAAACTTTGAGCAACAGGAGACTTCTTTAGTTACTCCTCGGTTGCCTGTATTATTCAATACTAATCACAATGGACATGTAGATACAGAGAGGCAGGTGAAttaggaagttttttttttcaggagaaTAGATAAGGAAGTGGAGCCTAATGTTAGCTTCCACTTTAAGTTggttgcattttcttttcatgctgATTTGCACTGATTTCCAAAAACTCTGTATAACCAAAGTCAGCTGTTgtgtacaaataaaactgaggAAAGGTTGATACTGTAGCTCATGTTGTTGCAATTCTTCTACATTTCAAATTAACTTCATCCAAGCCCTCATGTCATGTATCGCTACTGGAACTTTTGTCCATTGTTGCAGCTGAGTTCCCCGCTGCCAAAAGGACGGGGGAGAGTACTCAGACCCAGCCCTCCTGTCCACAGGCAAGACACTGTTATGGGGGAGTCAGTGCTGGTAGTGAAGGCAGGGAACTCCCCAGTCAGAAACCTCCCACAACCCATCAAATTAATcttcaaacacaacaaagaggTAAAATGACTAAACCAGTTGTGCTAGCATTACAAAAGTGTCACAATCTGCTTTCCTcttatgtttttgtaatataTGTTTCAGGTGGAAAATGGGACTTGTGTGTTTTGGGAGGAGTCAGAGCTGGGTGATGGAACAGGTGGGTTACATACAGCAGATCAGTCTACAGTGAGTTTCACCTCAATTTTtctctcaaataaaaaaattaactcttttatatgtgtctgtgtgttttcaggtcacTGGAGTAAAGTCAGTGATACCAAAGACAATGGAACTCATTTCATTTGTAGCTGTTACCACCTGAGCTTCTTTGCTGTGCTTGTGGTAAAAGCATCTTTGTACAGACTATTTCCTCTAagtatttgttcttttttcagtcattttctcacacattcacacattttaatacatttttcttgccataatcattcctcctgttaatACTGGCCAgtagaagatccctttataatgcacttacaatgtaagtgatggggggcaaaatccacaagccttaTCCTgtgcataaatgtatttaaaggtttatctaaagctaatatgaagcttctgccacccaaatgagtcaaatcaagtagatatgtcaatgttacagtctttttagtgctgactttcctctgtttgttactatacttctgctgtttaacagtgaaacactgtccaaggaaacacaaagagggaatctgatgctaaaaagacaggcagatatccacttgatatgactaactcagactgatgaagcctcatataagccagataaacttttaaatgcatttttgcacaaaatgactgtgtggattttggcctccatcacttacattgaaagcacatttgaaggggatcttctcatagccagtatgaacaggaggaatgattatagcaaggAAAAACTGTCAGTGTCCATATGGACACTTGACTGAACACAGacttaaaaaactgtgaacttaaCATGTTCACATCATGCAGTATGTCACAGGAGgaaaagtacaggtgtgaataaTCTAATATTATAATGGCTGAATTCCACGtggctgcttcagtttcagggtcttGGTATTGTGCATTCTGGCTCACTGCCACACTGTCTTGGCtaactgggacacttgaattgaacagagccatcattaatgttattaataacacctgtgtttttcccgCTATAAATGTCTGCTATAATAAAGGACTATGGGTCCACATGAGAGTGGATTCGCAGCTCCACAAAGTTTTTTCTGGTAGTTTGGGGTAGAAGTTTGTACCAATTGACCGTTGGCTAAACCCTTCCCCCAAACAGCAATTGTTCAGTCATAGCCTGGCAACCATGAAGGCACAgcaggcctgtcaagctttgtATTTTCTCAACAAGTGGGAATGATGTGAATGGAGCTGTAGCAAGAGCAGCACTCTGCTTTTAAATAGGGAGGGTGGAGTCTTCTTTAGACTTTCCAAAGGGTTAGCTAACTACTCAGCTGGAGGGAACAGACATTTTGCCTGAGACGtgttagcttttttttttttagcacattaTCATGTAGGTATCAAGTAGCCTATGAgattataattttaaaatgaggCAGCTggaaatattaaacatttttcttgaCTAACTCATGGAGCTAGTTAATGTTAGCCTAATTATCTAGCTACAGCTGATCAAATCTGGCAGAGAAAGTTGACATTACAGACGACCAAATGAACGGTTGCtggctagaaatgagaagcctgcttttgtcaacctctgtctgaaatcaatgagtcaaaaaattacaaaaaaaatttgAGTAGTAAATCAGCTACTGTTATCATGGTAAAGTGCATTATGTACTGTGTGAGAAGTAAAGCTCAACAAGCGTAGTAACAGTAACTGAGGGGAGCGGAACTTAGAAAATAGCTAATTCAGCCACACAGATTTTCTCATTCTAGCTGAAAGACTACAGGCTATCACTGTTTGAAGGTACTTTATTGTCACTTGGGTACGTAACTGGGGAACGACATTGTCACAGAGGCACAGAGCAAAGCTATACTTTAAGTACTAGTAAACCTGAATCAACTAGTACATTATACTAAAGAAAGCTCTGTCTGCCTTCTGAGctttaaatacagtttgaatattttttattgtatcttGTCCTCTTCCAGAACCCCAAAGTATCAGTGGATAAAAGAAATGCTGAGAACCTTAACTATATCACCTACATTGGATCAACCCTCTCCGTCTTCTTCACAGCCATCAGCTTGATCATCTATATATGTCTACAGTGAgttttttgtttgactttaactgaacattttgataatgataataatctttCTTAAGTCCTTTTTGTCAAGGGACTGAAGCAATATATGCATGGTAAATGTGTGTTCTTGGATTTTCTTCACAGAACAACAGTGTTTTCTTCTAGACACATGGCAGAATTTTTTAGATGAGATTCTGTTCTTATATTTTGACTCATGACTAATTTAGTCACTCTCGGCTGCTTGAGTGTTGTGCCCAAAAGTTATGTGGGTCAAAGGCTCTTTTATGCACAAAACAGGTTGATTCTTTTATAGTGTTGTTCTCTGCGTGTACAGTTTTCACATGCCTTTTCGTGCAAGGTGGGTGAGAGTGACTCACCTCAGTAAACAAGAACAAACCAAAAAGAGAGAGCATGTgcaacaaatacacagacatatCCTGCTTCACCTGCAGACGTGATTACATGTGCATCTACTAATATGTGAAAAATTAGTAATGGGGCATTGAAGAAAGTGTTGGTAGTATGCATTTTTCTAAGACTTCAGTTCTGCAAAGGAAGGCATGCATCTTTGCACTCCGAGGTCACAGAAGTTTGTCATAAGGTCATGTAGGTCAAACAAGGTCAGTGATTGAACTCAAGATGCAggttcaaaacaaaaaaaaaatgtgtgatatGTTTGCGTTACTATAGATCTTAATGATACCCGAGCATGTTTATTTACAGACAGCCCAAAGAAGCATCCTGTTCCAGCCCTCTTTACCCAGTGACACATAGACAGGATGCTTTATCTTGCATGCCTCATCTGTTATCAACTGTGGAGAAATACAAACTCATTTGCTTTGCTAGTGTGTGGTTTTCTTTTCAACCACTGTGCAGGAGTTTTGACACTTTGTCATGATTCAAAGTGAAATATCCCCTCACCAGTGGTTTCTGAGATGATGCATGTTTATGCCAGGTCGCAATGCATCCTGGGCCATGTTGAAAGACCCCTTACTCAACTGACGTCGTCTATTTCCCAGCAGACTTGGCAGGAGAATTGCATTGCTGCCTCCAGGTCCATGTACCCTCCGTCCAATGCTGTGTTAAACTTGTTTGATAAGAGGATAAagaaattgattattttatatttccgTTTTAgtgagaattaaaaaaaaaaaaatctacttccCATTTTTCAAGTTCCCCTAATCTGTTTCCCTCTTTAAATCAGCAGTTGTAAtacaaattaaaccaaaaccagaaaataacttgtttttcacttgtctgACTAAAAAAGTATTTTAGAAGCTAAAcgtttaatccttttttttctggataGTCCTGTCAAGatgataactacagttttttagttttgctgcgctgctcgacataatggagctcaggatttatcaggaggatgGCTGCTTAAATCCAAACAGTATAAacctggactttgtgtgtaacagctgaccttgaggatgtgtagaagaacacagaacattatttaacattagatcctgactgatcctgtcagtgtgtcagagatTTTAATAATCAATGCAGTGACGCTGCTGTGGGGTGCAGCCCCTCATTGTCATACAGTAATGAAGTAAGCCATCAAGATCAAATACAGCAGACTCTCTACTCAGTCTCAAATTAGTGTGGTAGCCACCCAGCCTGCACAGAGTAAACAAAAAAGTACTACATCAGTGGCTAAggtgtttgattgattgatgtctTTACCAGTTTAGCGTGGTAAAGTGATCAATATATGAAATTAAATTGTGTTTCAGCTGGACATAAAGGATGGCATTCAGGACTCAAGAGGATGTGATTTAAGTGGAATTGTTATTTACAGTGTGATGATGAAATCGGTAAAAGATAGAATTCAGGTCAGAAATAGCCAGATGTAGTATGTGCTGAGCAGGCAATACAAAAATGTACTCATTATATGGTGTATTCTGTTTCCTTACAGACGGCAGCGTCCAGAGAAGGCCATTGGTTTGCATATGCAGCTAACAGGTGCGCTGCTCTGCCTGCACCTCAGCTTCCTGCTGTGCAGCTTTTGGGTGCGGCTGCTTGATGACGAAGACTGGGTTTGCGAAGCTCTCGGTTTCTTTTTACACTGGTCCCTGCTGGCCACCATCAGCTGGACGGCTCTGGAGGGATTCCACCTCTACCTTCTCCTCGTCCAAGTCTTTAACATCTACGTCAGGAGATACCTGCTCAAACTCAGCTTGGTGGGATGGGGTGAGTGGAGCTTGGGTTGGACAGTACTTCGTTCCAACAAGTCAGTTTTTTAAGGTGTATGAAGGTGTTGTCTTCTGATGTACTGTTGATAAGTCAGACAAATAGCCAAATTAATATTGCCTGAATAAGACTGAtgtatgaatgtttgttttttcagttctAATTATTTATTagaattatatattataatactgTGACGACATTGGTGAAAAACAACCACCACTGcagaaatatgaaacatatgGTGTCTTGTAGCATGCACACAAGTAGTATCACGATGAGGGCAGGATTACCAACTGAACTACCCCAGGCCCTGAATGCCCCTATATTCCTTTTGTGTCAGTTGGTTCTATATACAATATCAGCTGAAATATTGGGGggcttaaacctgcaataatttttttttttggccacagtggaaacaagctgtGTAAACTAACATGTTTTCCCCTGACAAGTTGATATAACAATCTTGTTAGCAAactgttgcttatttacacattcagcagatactaagcaacattagcattcattaaGAGAGAtatttctgtccacctgataaatgtaaatccaatattctctctccttttaactctgttgttgtttgttgcaaactcctggggaaaaaaaaatctgtctctttgGCTACTAAATGCTCACCAGCTAATCCTCAACTTTGTCtgagcaggtagcgtacagtgggtttattagagcttttttcactgaaaacagcttattgcagctgaaaatgacactaatgaatgtaatgaaccaaaatagtaagTTGcaagctgtaaaaccaaaacaaagagctgaaagatgctaaattGCAGAGTCAGGTGAAAATCCTCCTcaagcaacacctttcacatacTAGTACTCATTCCATACTAGTACTCATCCACATACTGGTAgatccattattaatataaaactattgatAATAACTGCTTTAAGGTGGCTCCTACATTATTAACGGTCTAGTGGAGCACTGTGTCAAACTTTACACAGCACACATCCCTTTTAACAAATAGTAAGTCTGCAGGTTAATGACTGTGATATACATTTCCGTTGGCTGCTGCAGGCAGCTGCACCAAAAGAAATAGCAATGCAATAAGAGTAAAAGAAGTCTGCAGCAGATGTAATGAATGCAAGTTTCAAAACAAGGAAGGAAATGTTTGAATATTAACGGTTGACTTTTTGTTGGTCTCAGTCACTGTATAGTAAAATGTAACCAAAGGTCCTTTGAGTACCTTGAACTGGAAAAGATTCTTCTCTATGTTATTTAGACAATGACTTTAATTCAAAATCTTAATGTAAAGGAATTCATTTGCACCACCGCAGATAACCATACAGTCAGGGCTTGTTGGAGTGAACTCTGTCTTTCATGTCTTTATGCAGGTCTTCCTACACTGATTGCAGTGGCTTGTGGGATTTCAGGTGTTTATGGGAAATACAGTCTGAAACTGACTGATGCTAACAATTCCAATTCAACAGTGCAGATGTAAGAAATCAAGATTCATTGTGACAATTTTCAATATGCATCACATAATGGATTTGAATTCTTAGCAAGTGCACATTGTGATTTCAACTTTGCTATTTATTCACTGTCCTCATGCaggttattttttaattgtctctctgattcttcttttttaaaatacccTGCAGGTGCTGGATGAGCAGCGAGTTCCCACAGAGGCTTTTGGTCAGCTACATCACTACTGTGGCCTTTCCATGCCTGGTGATACTATATAATTCCTGCATGTTGGGACTGGTGGTGTTCAAGCTGTGGGGGCGTAAGATAGGTGACGGTGGCTGGAACAAGATGAACAGAAAGAAATGGAGCAGACTGTGGAAGGATTGTGCCACAGTGCTGGGCCTCAGCTGTGTGCTGGGGTTACCTTGGGGGTTAGCCAGCACCACCTTCATGTCCCTTGCTGGGATATACATCTTCACTATACTCAACTCCTTGCAGGGTCAGTATGTGCAGGATGCTCACATATAAAGTGttctgtgtttatatgtttgctGGAATTGacagcttttcttttctcctctcaggTGTATTTGTGGTCCTGTGGTCCATAGC comes from Thunnus maccoyii chromosome 1, fThuMac1.1, whole genome shotgun sequence and encodes:
- the LOC121901813 gene encoding LOW QUALITY PROTEIN: adhesion G-protein coupled receptor G1-like (The sequence of the model RefSeq protein was modified relative to this genomic sequence to represent the inferred CDS: substituted 1 base at 1 genomic stop codon) codes for the protein MWMTLCLVSLVWVSTTQAGGCENVFHECGQTVSWTRCYDHKIRKCTIRGRGMLNFIQQRVNSSQEAEESPTTEHRVHIPSSALQTCRGDDPEEEVQLVITVLSSTYFKLSSPLPKGRGRVLRPSPPVHRQDTVMGESVLVVKAGNSPVRNLPQPIKLIFKHNKEVENGTCVFWEESELGDGTGHWSKVSDTKDNGTHFICSCYHLSFFAVLVNPKVSVDKRNAENLNYITYIGSTLSVFFTAISLIIYICLQRQRPEKAIGLHMQLTGALLCLHLSFLLCSFWVRLLDDEDWVCEALGFFLHWSLLATISWTALEGFHLYLLLVQVFNIYVRRYLLKLSLVGWGLPTLIAVACGISGVYGKYSLKLTDANNSNSTVQMCWMSSEFPQRLLVSYITTVAFPCLVILYNSCMLGLVVFKLWGRKIGDGGWNKMNRKKWSRLWKDCATVLGLSCVLGLPWGLASTTFMSLAGIYIFTILNSLQGVFVVLWSIALTCASRSNNNSSVKDSSSQKMMTTSLXYNN